ttataaatcaaatataattttattaataaatgaaatatttaattttttatacaaaaaATATTAATTGATAGTTTAATGATTAAATGTTTATTTTATAATATGTAAAACTATGAGATTAgggattaaaaaattttaataattttttttataaacaaattttaaaatataaaaagaatgtttcttaatttgttaaaaaaaataagaattaactattataattatttattttattaatatagatTATTGAAAAATCTTCAACCATAGGAGCAAGCAAGTCTCTTTCATCAAGCTATCATATTTCATATTCGGGCGAGAAAATTATAAGGGATGCTACGCAGAACATTGACTAaacaattgactaaatatatatagAGTTTTTTCTTTGAGCTTTATTAAAAATCCAACTTGaagtttaaaaataattataatattattaaattacaattcattgactaaatattaaatacaaaaacatagatcattaattattttcaaaattatataATGATGaagataatataaataaaataatttatattatcttCATGATTATATTATTTTTCTAGTCATTCTTGGGCGGCAATTCCTGTATTAGAATGCTGCCGTATAGCTTACTGTCAAACAAGTGACCACATCTAGAAGGACAAGTCATTAGAATTTAGTAGGACACTGAGAATTATTTCCATTATCAAGCATGACTTCTCTGACTCAAATGCAATTGCGTTCAACTTCATCTCTACAAAAATTTGACACGAAAACTTGGTAGCTTATTCTGTGAAGTATATAAATACCTCTCTTTGCTACTTCATTTCATCACACCACACTCATCTGTACACTCTCTAGCTTCCCATTTTGATATATATTTTCCAAAAGCCATCATGGGTGTTTTAACTTTTCAGAAGGAAACAGCTACTGCAATCCCCCCAGCCAAGATGTTCAAGGTCTTTGTCCTTGAAGCTGACACTGCTATCCCTAGCATTGTGCCTCAGGCTGTTAAGAGCGTGGAGATTATTGAAGGAAATGGAGGACCTGGAACCATTAAGAAAACTACCTTTGCAGAAGGTTTGTTAATTTAATTAGACCCTTAATTGCTAACACAAAGGACGTTTATTATTAATTGTTCCTAAGTCATAATTAATAAATGTTTATATTGCACATGCAGGTAAAGAATACAAGTATATTAAGACCAAGGTTGAGGCGGTGGACAAAGATAATTTCAAGAACAGCTACAGTATCATTGAAGCTGAGCCAAAGTTGGATGTGATAGAGAAAATTTCATATGAGATCGAAATAGTGGCTTCTCCTGATGGAGGATCCATTATTAAGAGCACCAGCAAGTACTTCCCAAAGGGAAACAGTCAGATCAATGAAGAACAAGTCAAGACTGGAGCAGAGAAGGCCTTGGGATTGTTTAAAGCTGTTGAAGCCTATCTCTTGGCAAATCCTGATGCTTATAACTAAATATCGATCGTCCCCGAAGTTTAAAAAAGTGCATGGCTATATATCGTGCTttctcttttacttttcttttttgaGTTTGGAAGGCCATTCTACTTCTGGCCCTGGCCCTGGCAATAAAAGTTTGTAGttgttgcttataaaaaaaaaagtttgtatTTGTATTGAGAAGATGGCTTGCACTTTATAATGAACTAAATTAAGGGATTTTTCTTATATTAATTCAGTTCATCATGGATTCAATATATAAAATGCAAGATGTAACTTacatattaaatatatgaattttatatatttatagttTAAATCTATAATAGAGCGAGTCTAAATAAAAACTTCTTTCCAAAGATTATCATAATAAATatactataattttcttcataattATATGCTGCATACATTTCTTGATTATTGTATGCTTTTCCAAATGTTAGAAACAATTGTTTGCTGGATGGACTTAATTTATTATTGTTGACAAATCTTATAAACtaaatcatttatttatttaaaattatcttCTACATTTTATTTTTTGTCATTAAGGATAATTtttgtatatataatttaaataaaatatataattattgatgaatttgaaaattaaattattaattattgaaTGATCAAATTATTAtctaaattaaaaatgagaaCATGTCCATAGTTTTGCCAATCCACTTAAGACATTTTATAAAATATCttaaattttatcataattaattaaataatattatataccAATTGCTATATAAATCATCATCAATGTTGATTAATTATAATGTCATAGACAATATTTTTCCGCAGTTGACCAAACATATTAATTTAGGCTATAACATTAATTAATAGCTGTTGGATCTTATTATATGGGTTCTgctttctctttaatttttttttatttttcttattttttttctttcttttatctcttatttggatggccattaataaatatttttccttAGCAACCCCTCActttcttttttgttatttttttaatataagtcTCATATCTCTATTCATttgagaaaagttttaaaaatatcactttaaatttattattattaatagattttaaataaataaatcttagATCTATTCTTATTAATAAATCTTGAACTtttataatgttttttttttctctcatttaatgaaatttttatatattttattttttgaaatattttctttttttattaaaagaGTACTCTACGAGATACAAATCATTCTTTTAATAAGAGATCTAAATTTGAAAGTTATTTAATAGGACTCATAAACAAATTATGGAATCAAAGATTGTAATGCATAATCTGTCTATTAGTTAATTTATATGCtctattaatattatcaaaatttttaaattgtttatattattttttgtacAATCAATTagttttatttatgtaaaaatatataatatatttatttgtattttttcttactttttattatttctaattaatggaattttcttccatttttataaaaacaaaatcaataataataataataataataataataataataataataataataataataataataataataatctactCCTTCAAATTCAATAACAATTAATGTCAGCTGCCATGGTTGCTTGTGGGTTTTTCCCAAACACAAGACTTGACtattgtaattattcatttctatttaattaaataattgaaaatcTTGCCATTCTAAAAACAAACGGGAAAATCTTAAACCTTATCCAATAGCAAGCATTGTTGActctataaatttatataattagggtgaaaaaaattatataattaattggaAAATTTTTTGTTTAAACACTATAAATTTAAGATGTAAAATCTTTGATGAAATTCATAAATTATTTTGTGTGTTAAATTTATAATcatcaaataattatatatatatatatatatatatatatatatatatatatatatatatatatatattatttacaatactgCCATATGAATTATTGTCAGCGGAGTCCATATCTAGAAGATGTATGAATCATTATATTTTATAGAATGACTATATATATAGGACGCTATTTGAAAAATAAAAGCTTGATTTATGAATTTATAAACATAATTTTAAAAACGAATttgatattattaaataaaacgaATTAATATATAATTGGACATTCATTTTAATTATATGAGATTAATTATTTTCGAGGTCTCAAGCAATGCCTTCTCGACACAAATGCAAATAATTAAATCCTAAATTCTGGGAAAGCTCCTCCTATAAATACCTCCCTTTGCTTCTTCATTTAACATCACCACTTTCATCTATACATATACTCTCTAGTCTAGCTTCCATCTGATATTTTTTCAAGGCCATCATGGGTGTTGTGACTCTTGAGAAGGAAATTACTGTTGCAATCCCTCCAGCCAAGACGTTCAAGGTCTTTGTACTTGAATCTGACACTGCTATCCCTAGTATTCTGCCTCAGGCTGTCAAGACTGTGGAAATCATTGAAGGAAATGGAGGGCCTGGAACCATTAAGAAGGTTACCTTTGGAGAAGGTTTGTTTTAAAGGGCCTCTTAATTAATTAACAAACATGCATTGCAAACAGCTTGAGaaagtaaataaaatagaaatttttGCCTAAATTGGTCCATTCTAAACTCGTTATATAAACATGTGAAATTTATATTATTGATATATATCTTGTATCTTgagtttataataaattatatttagataagaaaaatcttaatatataaatatattgttTTTAGGATGATTTAATAGCATTAAACTAAAGCTCATTATTTGTAGGTGGCGATTTCAAGTATATGAAATCCAAGGTTGAGGTTGTGGACAAAGATACTTTGACACAGTGCTACAGTGTTATTGGAGGTGATCCATGGTCAGATTTGCTAGAAAAAATTTCGTATGAGAACAAAATAGTGGCTTCTCCTGATGGAGGATCAATTATCAAGTGCACCAGCAAGTTCTTCCCAAAGGGAAACGCTGAACTGGATAAAGAAAAAGCCAAGGCTAGAGCAGAGAAGACCTGGCAGATCTTTAAGGCTGTGGAAGCCTATCTCTTGGCAAATCCTGATGCCTATAACTAAGTATCGCCAGAAGTTAAAAATTAGTTATCTTTTTAATAAGGGTGTGAAAGGCCAGACTAGTTTTGGCCTTACAATAAGAGTTTGTGCTTAGCTTGTACTGTAAAGATTGCTAGTGTTCTAGTATTttccaatatcataataaatataaTGTTGTATTTAGTATACTGCTATATTCTTTACTAATATATGATATATAGATGCATTTCTTGACTGTTAGCCATTATGGGTGTTGTAACTTTCGACAGGAAATTACTACTGCGAAACAAGTTTTTTGTGCTGGAAGCTGATAACGCGGTCCCAAAGAACCAAATCAATGGATTCAAACCCGATTCATGatccattttcattaatttaattttgactgATTTTAATTTCAGATTAGATCAATTCAGTTTTGATTTTGAATGAGATGGTAGTTGAGTGTGGTTGCAAGCCTGAAATGAAATGGAAGGCCTAAAAACCATCAGGAAGATCAACTTGGCAGGAGGGGCAAATTATTAATTTGCCGGTAGGaggttagtaataagatttacacgcttaattaataatcaattaattaatatgaGATTAATTAACT
The Hevea brasiliensis isolate MT/VB/25A 57/8 chromosome 15, ASM3005281v1, whole genome shotgun sequence genome window above contains:
- the LOC131173961 gene encoding major allergen Pru ar 1-like, coding for MGVLTFQKETATAIPPAKMFKVFVLEADTAIPSIVPQAVKSVEIIEGNGGPGTIKKTTFAEGKEYKYIKTKVEAVDKDNFKNSYSIIEAEPKLDVIEKISYEIEIVASPDGGSIIKSTSKYFPKGNSQINEEQVKTGAEKALGLFKAVEAYLLANPDAYN
- the LOC131173890 gene encoding major allergen Pru ar 1-like, which translates into the protein MGVVTLEKEITVAIPPAKTFKVFVLESDTAIPSILPQAVKTVEIIEGNGGPGTIKKVTFGEGGDFKYMKSKVEVVDKDTLTQCYSVIGGDPWSDLLEKISYENKIVASPDGGSIIKCTSKFFPKGNAELDKEKAKARAEKTWQIFKAVEAYLLANPDAYN